DNA from Rubripirellula lacrimiformis:
AAGCGTTCACGGTCGATTGGCATTGCTTGATTCCCTGAACCGTCAACGAGAAAACCTGGCATCGTACGCCCAAGTAGAAAACTTCGACCGACTGCGGCAAGGCGCCGTTTCTCTGCTGACCGAATCCGCGGTCCACCAAGCGTTGGACGTTACTCATGCAGACGACAAACATCTTGATCGCTACGGGCGCAACTCCTTTGGCTGGTCGCTGCTGATGGCGCGGCGACTTGTCGGCGCTGGGGTCAGCCTGGTGCAAGTGAATCTTGGCAATGACGAAACATGGGATACGCACGGCAATGCGTTCCCGCATCTGAAGAACAATCTATTTCCGCCCACGGACCAAGCCCTATCGGCTTTGCTGGACGATTTGAATTCGACCGGCGAATTGGACGAGACGCTGGTCGTGGTAGCGGGCGAGTTTGGTCGCGCCCCCCAGATCACATGGTTGGAAAAACACTACAAGTTGCCAGGCCGTGACCACTGGGGCGCCGTGCAATCGGTGTTATTCGCCGGCGGAGGAATTCGCGGCGGCAACGTGATCGGCAAGTCCGACGCCCAAGGCGCGTATCCGGCCCAGCAACCGGTGAAGCCCGAAAACTTCGCAGCGACCCTCTACGACGCGATGGGAATCCCCGCCACCGCAGCATGGCATGACGCCGAAAATCGTCCTCACCACATTTACAGCGGCGAGCCCATCGCCGGTCTGTTCTAGCAACCGACCGTCGACGGTTTCACCGGTGCCCAATCCCGCCTCCCCGCCGATCTCTCCCGCCTCCCCGCCGATCTCTCCCGCCCCTCCCGCCAACCTCTCCCACCAAGCCAACCATGTCATTTCGTGCCCCCAGCAGACCATCGGGCTGCCGCGATTTCCGACGATCCAATCGCATCAGCCGCCGTCAGGTGCTGCAGGCGGGATCTCTGTCGGCGCTCGGTCTCGGTTTGGGGGACCTGGAATCGCGGCTAGCCCTTGCGCAACAAAGCGGTGACATCTTGCCGACTCGGCGTGCGAAGGCATGCATCTTTCTGTTCATGTGGGGCGGCCCATCTCAGCTGGATACGTTTGACCTGAAGCCCGATGCACCGTCGGAAGTTCGCGGCAGCTTTCGTCCCATATCGACCAAGGTGCCCGGAACTCAAATCTGCGAGCACTTTACCGGTTTGGCATCGATGACCGACAAGGTTGCGATCATTCGCTCGCTGACGCACGACGATCCTGCTCACCTATCCAGCGGTCATGCGACTTTGACGGGCCAACCGGCACCGGTGTTGAAGAGCGATGCGGATCCGCCGAGCGCCAAGGACTCGCCCCACTTGGGCGCGCTGGTATCGAAACTTCGGCCCACGACGAATGGTCTGCCGCCCTTCGTTGCCATGCCCTGGAAAGCCTATCATCCGGCCGCGCCCGGTGGCGAAGCCCCGGGGCAACACGGCGGTTGGCTGGGATCGGCGTACGACGGCATGCTGCTCCATGGCGATCTGAATGATCCGAATTGGCACCCGCAAGGCCTGTCCCTGCCGGCGGACATCGGCATCGGCCGCTTGGAATCACGACTGGAACTGCTGAAGACGATGGATGCCCAACGCGCGATGTTGCATCGTTCGTTAGGCGCATCATCCTACGGCAACCACCAATCTCGCGCGATGGAGATGATCGGGTCCAGCAGCGTGCGATCGGCGTTTGACTTGACTCGGGAAAGCGACGCGACTCGTAAACGCTATGGCCGAAACGTGCACGGCCAGTGCGTGTTGATGGCCCGACGACTGGTCGAACACGGTGTTCCGCTAGTGTCTGTGAATTGGCACAACGACGGAAAGAATTTCTGGGACACGCACGGCGACAATTTCAATCGCTTGAAGAACGACCTGATTCCGCCAGCCGACCAAGCGCTTTCGGCACTTTTGACGGACTTGGAAGATCGCGGATTGCTGGATGAAACCATCGTTGCCTGGGTAGGCGAATTTGGCCGCAAGCCGCAGATCACTGCTGCGAATGCCGGGCGTGAACACTGGCCATTCTGTTACAGCGGGCTCTTAGCGGGCGGCGGAATTCGCCCCGGGATGGTCTACGGATCCAGCGATCAACACGGTGCCTACCCTGCATCCGATCCTGTCACGCCACAGGATTTCGCTACCACCATCCTGCATGCGATGGGACTGCCCACACAAACCGCTTTGCTCGACCGACAACAGCGACCCCACCGAATCACTTCAGGGAGAGTTTTACATGATTTACTTGTATGACATTATCCGGAATGGCACCGGCACCCCTGAATCCAATCGAATGAATCTTATGCGAAATCGCACACTCACCATCTGCTTTGCCGGCCTCGGATGGCTGTGCTTGTCGCTTCCCGTCACCGCCCAGACGATCACTTCGGTGCAACCGCGAACCGCCGGGCCGGGACAGACGATCCCGCTGCGGATTCAAGGCACCGATCTGAATGAATCGCTGCGTTTGGTTTCCAGTGATCCATCGGTGGACTGGAAAATCGAGAAAGTTGAACCCACCGCAGCCACGGTTCAACTGACGCTTTCCGAAACGGTGCCGCTTGGTCCCACCCGTCTTTGGCTGACGACAGCAACAGGCAAGATTCATTCACACACATTGTTTGTCGATGATTTGGATGCGGTCACGGACAACGGCAACAATCATTCCAAGGAAACAGCACAGCCGATTGCCAATCGATCAACCATCGCCGGGGTTTGCGATGCATCGAAAAGCGATTTCTATCGCGTTCATGCCACCGCGGGGGAGCGGATTGCGATCGAAGTTCACACGCAAGCTCTGCGATCTACGATGGACCCGGTGCTGCGACTGTTCAATGCGGATGGCGAAACGCTGATCCAAGCGGACGATACTTCCGTCGGTCCAGATTGCCGGTTCAGCTACGAAGTGGCCGCCGAGGGTGACTACTGGATCGAAATTCACGACAGTCGCAACTCCGCCGGTGGCGCACCCTACCAATTACGGGTCGGCGACTTCCCGATCATTCATCAGTCTTTCCCACTGGTTGTACGCAGTGGCGAAAAATCCGAGGTCGGGTTCACGGGCCCCGATGGACAACGTTTGGGTTCGCGTCAAATCGAGTTCCCCGCCACAGATCGGGGGCCGATTCAGATGGGGGTCCAATTCGACGATGGGCAATCATCCAGCTGGGTACCAATCGATCGCAGTCCACACCCGCAATTCATGGAAGCCGAATCGACCGATGCCCTGACGCTACCGATCGGCATCAACGGTCGACTGGAACAACCCCGCGAAGTCGATCGCTATCTGGTACGCGGTACGAAAGGGCAAGTCGTCCGATTTGCGGCTAAAACGCGCAGTCTGGGCAGTCCCACGCTACTGCAGATGCAGCTATTCAGTGCCGCGGATTCGAAGATCGCTGAAACGAAAGTCACCGATGCGGATGAATGGAGCTTCGATGCGACTTTTCCCGAAGACGGCGACTATCGACTGGAAGTGACGGATCTGCTCAAACGCGGGGGAGAATCATTCGCGTACTTCGTTGATTGCACACCGGCCGGAACGTTTACCGTTGCGATGAAGCCCGATGCCAAGACGCGAGAGGAATTCATGCTGGAACCTGGGCACGGCGCGTGTGCACTGGACCTGCAGGTTTCGCGGTTTGGATTCGATGGCGAGATCGACCTGACGTTGACGAACCCCGAACTTGGGTTGCGAATTCTAAACCCTCGTATCCCCGCCAAAGCCACCACAGCAAAGATCTACATCACGGCAGATGACCACTGGAACGCCGCCAGCCTAGGTGTGCTGCGAATCATCGCGACCGCCGTCGGCAATCCCAACCAAAGCTGTCTGGTGAATAGCCACGCCCTACGACGCGTCAAAGAACCATTCGTGCTGGCACCCGCCACGCAGGCCGACGGCGCGATTGTTTTGGCCGCGACCGCGACAACGGATGCACCGTTCACGATGGAACCAACATCCCCCGTGCAGTTTGCCCGCCCCGTCCGTTCGCACTCCGCAGCGCTGAAGCCCAAGCGAATCAATGACAAGTTCAAATCAGCCGTCGACCTGCTGCCAAGTGCCTTGCCGTCTGGCTGGAACGCGACGACCAAGGTCGATAAAGAAGCGTACTCGGTCACCCTGACCCGAAACGACCAAGCCACCGACGAACCTGAACGGTTGCCGCTGCTGGTCTATGGTGAATTGGATGGACATGGCCGCGTCGAAACGTACAACCTGCCCATCCAGTGGATTGATCCGGTTCGCGTCACCGCCCAGTTCGCGGAACCTTTTGTCCGGGGTGGCCGCGTCCGTGCCGAAATCCGTCTGCGCCGTGAAGGTGGCGATCCGCAGCCCGTCACTCTCACGCTGACAAACTTGCCATGTGGCATCACCGGTCCCGAGTCGATCGCGATCGCGGCCGACCAGACGCAGGCGACATTCGAACTACAAATCGCCGGCGACGCGGACCTGGCTGCCGATCGTGAGCTAACGCTGAACGCAAACAGCAAATTCACAGGGCAGGACTTCACCGTCACATCGACGCATCCGCTGCCTGTGATCCTGGACAGTCCTGCAAACCTGACGGTCTACCCAAGTGAAATTGCGTTAGCGGATTCACGGGCCAGACAACAACTGGCGATCACCGGGACCAACCAGCAAGACATGCCACGGGATTGGTCTCGTCATGCACGCCTGACCTCGTCGGACCCCAAAATCGCGGAAGTAAGGGACGGAGTCGTGTATCCGATCGCCGATGGACAGACCGAGGTGATGGTCCAAGTCGGCAGCATTCAACAAGCGATCCCCGTGCGAGTTTCCAACATGGCGACGCCGCGTCAGATCGAATTCGAATCCGAGGTCTTGGTCGCGTTGTCCAAACAGGGCTGCAATTCGGGAGCATGCCATGGTTCGCCAAGCGGCAAGGGAGGCTTCCGGTTGTCGCTGCGAGCCTTCGATAAAAAGCTTGATCAATTGACTTTGATTCGCGAAGACTTCGGCCGCCGCACCAACGTCCTTGATCCCGATCAAAGCCTGCTGTTGCTGAAACCACTGATGAACCTCGCACATGGCGGCGGCAAACAGTTGCACCAAGACAACGCGGCCTATCCGATCTTGCGTGACTGGATTGCCGGTGGTGCCAAGGCCGATCCCGAAGGCATCGCACGCATCACCAAACTGGAAGTCTATCCCAGTCAGAAACAGATCTTGGCCATCAAAGATGGTGGCCAACAATTGGCCGTTACGGCGAAGTTTTCCGACGGACGCGAACGTGACGTGACTCATTTGGTCGCCTATGAAACATCCGACACATCGGTTGCGACCGTGGACGCCAACGGATTTGTGACGCCACATGATCGCGGTGAAGTTGCGATCTTGGTGCGGTTACTGGAATACATCGAATCCGTACCGCTGATGTTCGTCGACGACTTACCCAATTTCCAGTGGGAATCCCCCACGCCGAACAACTACGTTGACCAGTTGGTCAATGCGAAGCTGCAGCAACTGCAATACTTACCCGCAGACACATGCAGCGACGATGAATTCCTGCGTCGGGTCAGTTTGGACCTGATCGGAATCCTACCGACCATCGACGAAACGACCGCATTCCTAGCCGACACCGCCCCGAACAAACGCCAACGTCTCGTCGACACGCTGCTTCAGCGAGAAGAGTACGCCAAGTTTTGGGCGTTGAAGTGGGGCGACCTGCTGAAGATGACCAGCAAGTTGGTCGGCGACGAAGGGGTCTACAAATACCATCGATGGGTCGAACAGTCGCTGCACGAGAACATGCCGTATGACGAATTTGCACAGCAGTTGCTGACCGGAGCCGGCAGCACGTTGGCCAATCCGCCGGCGAACTTCTATCGCACATCGACCGACATGAACGAGTGCGTCGAAACGATCTCGCAAGTCTTCCTGGGTGCCCGACTGCAGTGTGCGAAGTGCCACAACCATCCGTTCGAACGTTGGACCCAGGACAACTACTACGGCCTTGGCGCCTTTTTCAATCGTGTCCAACGACGGAAGACCGATCGTCCAGGTGAGATGTTCGTCTATACCAGCTTTGCCGGCGACGTGACCCAACCGCGAACCGGTCAAGTGATGGATCCTTGGTTGCCGCAGGTGGGCAGCATCCAATCGCCGAACGACACCGACCGACGCACCGCGTTCGCGGAATGGTTGGTGAATCCCGACAACCCGTATTTTGCCAGGATCGAAGCCAATCGCATCTGGAGCCAACTATTTGCGCGAGGCATCGTCGACCCGATCGATGATTTCCGAGACTCGAACCCTCCATCCAACGCAACGCTGCTGGACGCGTTGGCGAAAGATTTTGTGGGAAGCGGTTATGACCGGAAACACCTGTTGCGAGTCATCCTGAACAGCCGCACCTACCAGGCAAGCTACCGAACGACGGAGTTCAATCAAGAAGATTCGAAGTACTTCTCGCATCAAGAACCGCGCTTATTGGGTGCCGAACAATTGCTGGATGCGATCAACCGCACCTTAGCAATCGACCAGACCTTCGGCAGCTTGCCTGCGGGAACGCTGGCTACGCACCTGCCGGCCCCGGACGTCGTGAAAGTCGACTTTTTGAAAGTGTTTGGGCAACCCGAGCGAAGTACCGTCTGTGCATGCGAACGAGCCGATGATTCCACACTGGGGATGGCCATCGAACTGTTCAACGGTCCCATGATTCATAAAAAGTTGCAACTCGCCAACAATCGATTCCGCAAATCATTAGCGGCAGGGAAGTCGGTCGAAGAAGTTGTGAAGGAAGTCTACTTGGCCGCCGTTTGTCGCCCACCATCCGAAATCGAATTGAAGTCTGCATTGGATCATTGCAAAAAGAATTCAGATCCAGTCGTCGGAGTCGAAGACGTGTGCTGGGCACTGTTCAACACCGACGAATTCCTATTCCAACACTAGCTTCAACCGTCGCGAAGCGACGACAAGAGCGCTACCAATGTCGAGCCACTACGGAATCCTGCTGCATGTCATTTTCCCGCCCAAATTTGAAAGCCTTAGCAACGAGCAGCGAAAATTACAGGGGAAGTTTCAATGGCAACGTGGGCACGGCGCATTTTCAGCAATTTTCCAAAAAGGAGATCGTTCATTGAAAGATTTATCATTCCTGGGACTTGCGTCCCGAGCTATCGGATGTCGTCGCTTCGCGACTGGTTCGCTGCTTGGGTTGGCGGTACTTTGCGCACCCGCATCAGGGGACGATGCAGCGACGGTCAGCTTTCGCAGCGACATCGCTCCGATCCTACTAGAGAGTTGCCTTGCTTGTCACGGACCGAAGAAGGCCGAGGGAGGCTATCGCGTCGATACTTACGACGAGTTGCTGAAAGCGGGCGATTCGGGTGAACTGCCGATTGCTGCTTCGCTCGATCATGTCAGCGAGTTGGTTCGCCGCATCATCAGCGATGACGAATCGGAACGAATGCCAGCTGAAAACGATGCTCTGCCCCCGGCGCAGGTTCAGTTGATCAAAACGTGGGTTGCCGCGGGCGGCAAGTTCGATGGCAAGGACTCTGGTCTGTCGCTGTCACTTGTCATGCCACCGGTTCGATACGCTGACCCACCAGAAGTCTACAGCCAAGCGGTTCCGATCACAGCAACAACGTTCTCGCCCGACGGCAAGCAGATCGTCACCAGCGGCTATCACGAGCTTGCGATCTGGAATACCGAGGACGCGACGCTGGTTCGACGGATCCAGAACATCGGTCAACGGGTGTTCGCCTTGGCGTTTTCATCGGACGGGCAAACACTGGCCGTCGGTTGCGGCCAACCCGGGCGAAGCGGCGAGGTGCGATTGGTGGATTTCAACTCGGGTGACGTCAAAGAAGTCATCGCACGAACAAACGATGTCGTCCTGGATCTGGCTTATCGGCCCGGAACGAATGATTTAGCCATCGCGTCGGCCGATAGTACGATCCGCATCATCAATACCGAAACGCTGAAAGAGATCCGTGCCTTTGCCAGTCATGCGGATTGGGTGACGGCCGTTGCCTGGAGCGATGACGGCACGCGTCTGGCTTCTGCCAGCCGGGACAAATCCGTCAAGGTGTACGACGGAACAACAGGCGACCTACTGTCAAGCTACTTGGGGCACGGAGCGGCTGTGCGAGGCGTTTCGATCCTCGCGGACAGCAAGCAGGTCGTTTCAGTCGGCGCGGACAACAAACTGCATCGCTGGAACATCGAAGGCGCCAAGAAGGTGGCAGAGGTCGGCACCGGTGGCGAAGGTTCCAAAATCGTCCGCAGCGGAACCAATCTTTGGGTACCCTGTTCCGACAAACGTCTGCTGCAAATTGACTTGACCAGCAACAAGATCTCGCAACAGTACAGCGGTCACAGCGATTGGGTGCTAACCGCATGCTTCCAGCCATCAACGACGACGGACGGCGAAGAAAGTCATTCGATCGCCAGCGGTTCCTTCGATGGGGAAGTCCGACTGTGGAACATTGCCGACGCCGCGGTCATTCGCCAGTGGGTCGCCAAACCCTAGCGGACTGCGGATGCCGATTTAGCTGAACAGCTCGCGGATTGGCCGGCCCTCATCCAGCAGATTGTAAGGACGCCCTTGATCGTCCTCGGCCCGCAGATCGTCAATGCCAGCGGCGTGGTAAACCGTCTTGGCAATGTCGGCGGGGGTCAGCGGATGATCCGACGGAAACTCCCCCAATCGATCGCTCTTTCCGTAGGTCTGGCCGCCTTGGATGCCACCGCCAGCCATCAGCACGCTTTGGCAATGTGTCCAGTGATCTCGACCAGCACCCGCGACCCCGCCAGATCGCGGATCGCCAATCTTGGGAGTCCGCCCCATTTCACTGTTCACGACCAACAAGGTTTGGTCCAACAGACCACGTTGGTCCAGGTCTTCGATCAGCGCAGAGAACGCTCGATCGAATTCCGGCAACAGATGATTCTTCAAACAATCAAAGTTGTTGCCGTGCGTGTCCCAGCCTCCCGCACTTTTGCACTGGCCCTTGATCGCTTCATTCTCTTTCCAAAACACGGTCACAAACGGCGTTTCAGCCTCGACAAGCCGGCGGGCCAGCAACAAGCTCATCGCATTGACGCCCGTCCCGTATCGCGTGCGAGTGGCTTCACTTTCGCTCTCGAGATCAAACACCTTGGTGGCGTTGGACGACAGCAATAGATCCAGCGTTCGCTGCTGGTGTTTCTTCCAAGTTTGCTCGACCGCCGAGTTTTCGAAATGACTACGAGCAACATCCAATTGTTTCAGCAATTGCTGTCGGGATCGCAAATGATCAGCCGTCACGTCCCCTGAAAGCACCAGCGACGGCACTTGAAATTTCAGTGGTTCGTCGACCGTGCCTTGGACGTACAGCGGATCAAACTCGACACCTAACCGAGCGGCAAATTGCCCAGGGCGCGTATACGGCAATTTGCTTGGCTTGTGGGGCAGTGTGATCGCACTGGGCAACCCCTGCTGGCTCGGTCGTCGGGCTCCAACAACCGATCCCATGAACGGCCAATCGTCGGCATAGGGACGCCGATCGTTGCCTTGCGTTTTGAAGGTGGTGTCCGGGACATGACCGGTCAAATTGTAGTAGTACCCGGCGTGATGATCATTCGTATTGACCGTTCCACAAACCGACCGAATCACCGCCAAATGATGCGTTTGCTTTGCAAGTAGCGGCATATGCTCGCAGCAATGAATCCCGGGTGCTGAAGTCGAGATCGGCTGAAAGGGTCCGCGATACTCCGCCGGTGCGTCGGGTTTCATGTCCCAGGTGTCGACGTGCGAAGCACCACCACACAGGAAGAACAGAATCACCGACTTGGCCCGTCCGCCACTGCCCGCCTTGGCCGCGTCTGGCGCCGCTGCGAACCCATTCGACAGGACCTTCGATGGCGTGCCAAAATGAAGCCCAGCGAACCCGCTTGCCGACGCAACCATGAACGCGCGACGATTTTTAGCATTGGTCATAGAGCGACTACCTACAAAAGCGAAACTCTTTTCATCTCATTCAACAGCAATTGCCGCACGCCCAACGGGACATACGACATCGCGACTACTCGTTGCTGGGCGAGTACTGCACCTGCTGTTTCCCCGACTTGTCGATCAGGGATGCGACACCGCCAGCGCCGCCGACGACAAACCGGCTGCCGTCCCGGTTGGAATCGATTGCGTACAGGTATCCGCCAACGACCTGGGCGTTGGTTTCTCTGGATCCGTTGTCCGTTCGATAGATCCGGAAGTGGCTATCACCACAGGCCACACCGATGCGATCATCACGCCCGACAAAAACCAGTCCAGTGACGTCCGTTTTGAATCCACTGATTGTTCGCGTGGCCTGCCCTGAATCGACACTCCAAATCTTGACCGACGCATCGGCTGATCCTGTTGCCAATTGTCGGCGATTGATATTCCAGGCGATGGAAGTGACGTGATGGGTGTGCCCTTCCAAGGTCTTGATCAGCTTTCCGGATTCAACATCCCACAGCTTGACCATCTGGTCGGCGGCTCCGGTAGCCAGCGTCTTTCCATCAGGTGAAAAGCGAACACATAGAACCGTGTCGGCATGCGGTTTCGAAATCTTTCGCACCAATGATCCATCGTTTGCGTTCCAGATCATCAATTCACCGCTTCGCGATGGCTCGCCGCCGCCGCTGGCCAGCAAGTTGCCCGATGGATCAACGTCAACACAAAGCACACGATCAGCAAACGGACTGGGGCCATTCGACGAACCAATCGTCTTGCGAAGTTGCATCAAGCGGGGCGAACTTGCCAACGCGTGTGTCTTTCCGCTGGCATCACGAACCAGGACACAACGATCGCCGCTGGCGACCAACTGCCCACCGGAGGGCATGTCCGGCAACTCTGCCAACCAGTCTCCGGCGCCCGACCAAAGACTCCATGGACCGTGCGTCTGGCCATCCGAGCTGGCCGCTTGTGTCAAAATCCGAGTTCCCGCTGCCATCACGGCGAACGTTTGGCCGGTGGCTCGCGATTGATCCAGCAAAGTTTTCGAAGCAGCCTCATCCGAATTTCGTTTTTCTTGTTCCGCTTTGGCTCCAGCCAGGGCTTCCTGCTGCCGCTGTCGCAGGGCGGTCAAATCTTTCAAACGCTTTTCGCCACGGCTCTTGATTCCTTCGGCCGACTGCAGCGCCGCGGCGGCATTGGAAAGTTCGCTGTCCTTGGTCGTCTTGGCTTGATCGGCTTTGGTAACCGCATCTGCTGCGGCTTTGACCGCAGCTTCCAACGTTTTTGCATCAGCAATGCCAGCCAATTGCTTCACGGCATCCGCGTGCTCTTGTTTCGCTTTCGCTAGCTGAGTTTCCAGATCCGAGACTTTCGCGGCCAGTTGTTTGACCGACTCGGCGATTTCGTCTCGTTTCTGATTTCCGGTTTGCTGTGCAGATTTCGCTTCGGCAAGTTTGGCAGCCGCCGCCTGGGCCGCCTTTTGGGCTTCGACAGCACCAGCCGTTTTCTCGTCTCGCAGTTTTGTTTTGGTTTCGATTTCTTTGGCCGACGTTTCTAAATTCTTCTCTTCCGCCGCCACGTCTTTCTCGACCTGTTTGACCTCTTTGTCGTGGGTGGCGACCAAAGTTTCCGATACCAGCGTCTGCCAGTTGTCGCTTGCCCATCGGGCTTCTGCGACCGGATCCAATTCGGCCACTTCAACCATGCTTTTATCAGCGATGCTGTATTGCCCCAAAGATCCCGAGGCAGTTGTGATCCACAATTTATCGCCGGTCGGTGTGAGCGAAGCGGACAGGGCGGGTGCGGGCAATTTCCCGGCATCGTCAAAGACGCTGCTGGTTTCATTCCAAATGGCAACCTTGCCTGAGACATCGATCGCGACCACAGGACCGGTCTGTGGCGTGGCGGCATAGATCCCCAGCACCGATTGATCAGAAACCTTGTGCGCCGTTTTCGTCCAAGCGGATCCATCACGTTTCCAGAAATCGACATTCCCAACGGCGTCCGCAGTCATCAACTGATCCGGGCCACGCCAGAGCATGGACGTGATCCGATCGGTCGCATCGGCGACTGCGGAATTCTCGCTATCGATGCGAACGATACGGATCGTGTTGCCCCACCCGATCGCGGCCTGATGACCATCCGCCCCCACAGCAACGTGAACCTGGGGTGGATCGTCGCTACCAAATTCGTCGGGAACGCCGAAGCTTTTCATCCATAGCCATCGATCCTTGCCGACTTCCGCCACACTCAATTTGCCTCGCCGCGACAGCACCGCAAGATGACTGCCGCTGGTATTCATCGCTGTCGCCAGAACATCGTCCGCATCGATCGCGGGAATCGAGGTAGATTCGAACGGCGACATTTCCCAAAACTTGACGTTTCGATATCCGGCCGAAACAAGATGGCGACCCGAGGGGTCCAGAAACAGATCCTGGACAAAATCGTCGTGAGCAGGTTTCCGTTGATCGTCGGCGCCCGTTCCCAACGTCTCGATGGACTGGCCAGACTTCGCACCGAACAACCGAATCTGGTTTCCGAAACCAACCGCCGACAACCTTCCGTCCGCTGTCATTGCCGAACCGTAGACGGTCTGCAGCATCGATGGCAGCGGTTGCCACGATCGCTTGATCGGATCACTGGCCCCCTGATCGACGACGGCACCGGATTGGATCCAACGGCGCAGCAGCGCCAGTTCGACCGGGTTCATTGCGGAAGCAGAAACATCGTTGTCCTGCGGCGGCATCACCGGATCGTCGGTGTGAGACGCCAGCAAGAACAGCAGACTGGCCTCTGGTTTCCCCGGGACCAAAACATCATCAACGTCCGATGACTTCATCTTGGCCACCGATTCAAGATTCACGCCGCCTTCTTCGTTGCTGGCGTTATGACAGGCCACACAATTCTTTTTCAGGACCGGCGCAACGTCCCGGCTGAAAATCACCTCGTGATCTTGCGGCAGTTCATCGATCGGCAGACCGTCTGCTTTCGCCAACGATTGAAAGCCGAAGGCCAGCATGACAACCAACGTCTTTGTTGTCGGACGGATCATGATTTTGCTTTTTCAGTCGGAACGGGCGGGACAGTGATCCAGAACTCGGTGACGGGAATGGATGGTCGCAATGGGAAGGTTGCGTCCACGGTACGTTTGGACGGTTTGTCTTCGGCATCCAAGACGGTTCCGACGATCCGAAACCTGCTGTGACCGATCGCGTTGTCGGTTCCCCCGTCCGCATCAGCTTCCGCGGCGACCAATTTCAATGTCACCGACTTGGACGTGCCACCCTTGGGTTCCGAAATCACCGCTTCGGATTCGATTCCCGCGGGAAGGTCCAACGCGATGACCTGTACTTTTTCATTGAAACCGGCGATGCGATTCACCGAGACCGCGATTTCGAGCGGCTTGTCTCGCGTCACCGCAAAATGGTCATCCGCGATTGAAAGGTGACATTGCGGATCCGCCGGATGAATGGACAGCTGATAAAAGTGCCGTGGACCA
Protein-coding regions in this window:
- a CDS encoding DUF1501 domain-containing protein, with amino-acid sequence MTNAKNRRAFMVASASGFAGLHFGTPSKVLSNGFAAAPDAAKAGSGGRAKSVILFFLCGGASHVDTWDMKPDAPAEYRGPFQPISTSAPGIHCCEHMPLLAKQTHHLAVIRSVCGTVNTNDHHAGYYYNLTGHVPDTTFKTQGNDRRPYADDWPFMGSVVGARRPSQQGLPSAITLPHKPSKLPYTRPGQFAARLGVEFDPLYVQGTVDEPLKFQVPSLVLSGDVTADHLRSRQQLLKQLDVARSHFENSAVEQTWKKHQQRTLDLLLSSNATKVFDLESESEATRTRYGTGVNAMSLLLARRLVEAETPFVTVFWKENEAIKGQCKSAGGWDTHGNNFDCLKNHLLPEFDRAFSALIEDLDQRGLLDQTLLVVNSEMGRTPKIGDPRSGGVAGAGRDHWTHCQSVLMAGGGIQGGQTYGKSDRLGEFPSDHPLTPADIAKTVYHAAGIDDLRAEDDQGRPYNLLDEGRPIRELFS
- a CDS encoding WD40 domain-containing protein produces the protein MIRPTTKTLVVMLAFGFQSLAKADGLPIDELPQDHEVIFSRDVAPVLKKNCVACHNASNEEGGVNLESVAKMKSSDVDDVLVPGKPEASLLFLLASHTDDPVMPPQDNDVSASAMNPVELALLRRWIQSGAVVDQGASDPIKRSWQPLPSMLQTVYGSAMTADGRLSAVGFGNQIRLFGAKSGQSIETLGTGADDQRKPAHDDFVQDLFLDPSGRHLVSAGYRNVKFWEMSPFESTSIPAIDADDVLATAMNTSGSHLAVLSRRGKLSVAEVGKDRWLWMKSFGVPDEFGSDDPPQVHVAVGADGHQAAIGWGNTIRIVRIDSENSAVADATDRITSMLWRGPDQLMTADAVGNVDFWKRDGSAWTKTAHKVSDQSVLGIYAATPQTGPVVAIDVSGKVAIWNETSSVFDDAGKLPAPALSASLTPTGDKLWITTASGSLGQYSIADKSMVEVAELDPVAEARWASDNWQTLVSETLVATHDKEVKQVEKDVAAEEKNLETSAKEIETKTKLRDEKTAGAVEAQKAAQAAAAKLAEAKSAQQTGNQKRDEIAESVKQLAAKVSDLETQLAKAKQEHADAVKQLAGIADAKTLEAAVKAAADAVTKADQAKTTKDSELSNAAAALQSAEGIKSRGEKRLKDLTALRQRQQEALAGAKAEQEKRNSDEAASKTLLDQSRATGQTFAVMAAGTRILTQAASSDGQTHGPWSLWSGAGDWLAELPDMPSGGQLVASGDRCVLVRDASGKTHALASSPRLMQLRKTIGSSNGPSPFADRVLCVDVDPSGNLLASGGGEPSRSGELMIWNANDGSLVRKISKPHADTVLCVRFSPDGKTLATGAADQMVKLWDVESGKLIKTLEGHTHHVTSIAWNINRRQLATGSADASVKIWSVDSGQATRTISGFKTDVTGLVFVGRDDRIGVACGDSHFRIYRTDNGSRETNAQVVGGYLYAIDSNRDGSRFVVGGAGGVASLIDKSGKQQVQYSPSNE